The following coding sequences are from one Betaproteobacteria bacterium window:
- a CDS encoding IS630 family transposase, whose product MKCKRTTDGRKHGRAALPVMRQQAIKAIREGQDVNSVAAAYGVNVRSVFRWLADFANGGQNALLSKPIPGRPPKVSADEMRWLAQAVKDHTPLQFKFAFGLWTLSLIAALIEREFGKKLSLASVSRIMKLLGFSAQKPLYQAWQQDATLVRAWEAEIYPAIRAEAKAAGATIYFADESGIRSDYHTGTTWAPVGETPVVEVTGRRFSLNMISAVSPQGEFRFMLHDGTVNAEVFREFLKRLLIGAEKPVFLIVDGHPIHKAKLIKTFVEAQNGRLKLFYLPPYSPQINPDEQVWAHVKRQVARQLVQSKDEMKRLALGALRRIQKLPGLVKSFFRQPECQYAAE is encoded by the coding sequence ATGAAATGCAAAAGAACTACCGACGGTCGTAAGCACGGCCGAGCCGCCCTGCCGGTGATGCGGCAACAGGCGATCAAGGCCATCCGTGAGGGGCAGGACGTGAACAGCGTTGCCGCCGCCTACGGCGTCAATGTGCGCAGTGTCTTTCGCTGGCTGGCCGATTTTGCCAACGGTGGGCAGAACGCGCTGTTGTCCAAGCCGATTCCGGGGCGCCCGCCGAAGGTAAGCGCGGATGAAATGCGCTGGCTGGCCCAGGCGGTGAAAGACCATACCCCGCTGCAATTCAAGTTTGCCTTTGGTCTGTGGACGCTGTCGCTGATCGCCGCGCTGATCGAACGCGAATTCGGCAAGAAGCTCTCGCTGGCCTCGGTCAGCCGCATCATGAAGCTGTTGGGCTTCTCGGCCCAGAAGCCGCTCTACCAAGCATGGCAGCAGGATGCGACCCTGGTGCGGGCCTGGGAAGCGGAAATCTACCCGGCGATCCGTGCCGAAGCCAAGGCCGCCGGAGCGACGATCTACTTTGCCGATGAATCGGGCATCCGTTCCGACTACCACACGGGGACGACCTGGGCGCCGGTAGGCGAGACCCCGGTGGTGGAAGTGACCGGGCGCCGCTTCTCCCTGAACATGATCTCGGCCGTCAGTCCGCAAGGCGAATTCCGCTTCATGCTGCACGACGGCACGGTCAATGCCGAAGTCTTCCGGGAATTCCTCAAGCGCCTGCTGATCGGGGCTGAAAAGCCGGTGTTCCTGATCGTAGATGGTCATCCGATCCACAAGGCGAAACTGATCAAGACCTTCGTCGAGGCCCAGAACGGCAGGCTCAAGCTGTTCTACCTGCCGCCGTACTCGCCCCAGATCAATCCTGACGAGCAGGTCTGGGCACACGTGAAACGCCAGGTCGCCCGGCAACTGGTGCAGTCCAAAGACGAGATGAAGCGGTTGGCCCTCGGGGCCCTGCGCCGAATCCAGAAGTTGCCCGGGTTGGTGAAATCCTTCTTTCGCCAGCCCGAGTGCCAATATGCCGCTGAATGA
- a CDS encoding DUF2149 domain-containing protein, whose product MRLTLDDDPEGDDPLLSVVNLIDVFLVLIAALLLAVAANPMNAFGVDKVTVIRNAGRGDMEIVTRDGMKVERFRADGSAGQGRGVKAGVAYRLEDGSLVYVPE is encoded by the coding sequence ATGCGCCTGACCCTGGACGACGACCCCGAGGGCGACGACCCCCTGCTGTCGGTGGTCAATCTCATCGATGTCTTTCTGGTGCTCATCGCCGCCCTGCTCCTGGCGGTGGCGGCCAACCCGATGAATGCCTTCGGCGTGGACAAGGTGACAGTCATCCGCAACGCCGGGCGGGGGGACATGGAAATCGTCACCCGCGACGGGATGAAGGTCGAGCGCTTCCGCGCCGACGGCAGCGCCGGCCAGGGCCGGGGCGTCAAGGCCGGCGTCGCCTACCGTCTGGAGGACGGCTCCCTGGTGTATGTGCCGGAGTAG
- a CDS encoding peptidase domain-containing ABC transporter: MPPASPNLPLAPCAPIDTASALWLLGSLTGYHRRPFDATLILRRFAPPLDVPALIEALEVLGLKAALVDWPADDWSHLPPPFVLFETRPDAEPQSQAPPVAAPESAADALQGAVLSATLVVKHSAHGLACVRPGQGNPVPLEKEALDTQCLPLILLVAEAEPPIGESTGAVAGAATPAAKSERPFGFSWFVPELLRHRTIWRDVLLASLAIQLVGLATPLFTQVIVDKVIAHQSESTLLVLGVALVVFMFFTSGMSWLRQYLILHTGARIDAVLGEKVLGHLLRLPLPYFELRPTGTLVARLHGVEQLREFISGAAVSLVLDLPFLVVFLAVMFAYSWQLTLIALGIMALIVTASLFMVPIFRQRLDTQFLLGARNQAFLTEYLAGMGTVKSLQLEPDIGKRYAGYLAQYLAAGFATKQVGNTYNVVANGLEQVMTLAILIVGAWLVMQPEAGMTVGMLVAFQMFASRMSQPMLRLVGLWQEFQQASISVKRLGDILDMPQEPVALTPQRAAGGEGRITLHDLGFRYTEQHPWLYRNLNLTLAVGKLTVLMGPSGCGKSTLAKLLQGFYWPQEGQITLDGRDIRQLAANQLRATFGVVPQETVLFSGTVYDNLVMAHPHASFEEVIAACRAAEIHDVIEKLPQGYQSEIGERGTGLSGGQRQRIAIARALLKRPRVLIFDEAISNLDQQTAEHFAHTINRLKGKVTMIFITHQVPRGLQVDEVVNMGQGGVHMSLVKEEH; this comes from the coding sequence ATGCCACCCGCCTCGCCGAACCTCCCCCTCGCCCCCTGCGCGCCGATCGATACCGCATCGGCGCTGTGGCTATTGGGCAGCCTTACCGGCTATCACCGCCGCCCTTTCGATGCCACGCTGATCCTGCGGCGCTTCGCGCCCCCGCTCGACGTTCCCGCATTGATCGAAGCCCTCGAGGTGCTGGGGCTCAAAGCTGCCCTGGTCGATTGGCCGGCAGACGACTGGTCGCACCTGCCGCCTCCCTTCGTGCTCTTCGAGACCCGGCCGGACGCAGAACCGCAATCCCAGGCCCCGCCGGTCGCGGCGCCCGAGAGCGCTGCGGATGCCCTTCAGGGCGCGGTGCTGTCCGCGACCCTGGTCGTCAAGCACAGTGCGCACGGGCTGGCCTGCGTACGCCCGGGCCAGGGCAACCCCGTACCGCTGGAGAAGGAAGCCCTCGACACCCAGTGTCTGCCACTGATCCTGCTGGTGGCCGAGGCCGAGCCGCCGATCGGCGAGTCCACCGGAGCAGTGGCGGGAGCGGCAACTCCCGCCGCGAAAAGCGAAAGGCCCTTCGGCTTCTCCTGGTTCGTTCCCGAACTCCTGCGCCACCGCACCATCTGGCGCGACGTGCTCCTCGCCAGCCTCGCCATTCAGCTCGTCGGCCTGGCCACCCCGCTCTTCACCCAGGTCATCGTGGACAAGGTCATCGCCCACCAGAGCGAGAGCACCCTCCTCGTCCTGGGCGTCGCCCTGGTGGTCTTCATGTTCTTCACCAGCGGCATGAGCTGGCTGCGCCAATACCTGATCCTGCACACCGGCGCGCGCATCGACGCCGTACTGGGCGAAAAGGTGCTGGGCCATCTGCTTCGCCTGCCCCTGCCGTACTTCGAGCTGCGCCCCACCGGCACCCTGGTCGCCCGATTGCACGGCGTGGAGCAACTGCGCGAATTCATCTCCGGCGCGGCGGTCAGCCTGGTGCTGGACCTGCCCTTCCTGGTGGTCTTTCTGGCCGTGATGTTTGCCTATAGTTGGCAGCTCACCCTCATCGCCCTGGGCATCATGGCCTTGATCGTCACCGCCAGCCTGTTCATGGTGCCCATCTTTCGCCAGCGGCTCGACACGCAGTTCCTCCTGGGTGCACGCAATCAGGCCTTTCTCACCGAGTACCTGGCCGGCATGGGCACCGTGAAATCCCTGCAACTGGAACCGGACATCGGCAAGCGCTACGCCGGCTACCTCGCCCAATACCTCGCCGCCGGATTCGCCACCAAGCAGGTCGGCAACACCTACAACGTCGTCGCCAACGGGCTGGAGCAGGTGATGACCCTGGCCATCCTCATCGTCGGCGCCTGGCTGGTGATGCAGCCCGAGGCGGGAATGACCGTCGGCATGCTGGTCGCTTTCCAGATGTTCGCCAGCCGCATGAGCCAGCCTATGTTGCGGCTGGTGGGGCTGTGGCAGGAATTCCAGCAGGCCAGCATTTCAGTGAAGCGCCTGGGGGACATTCTGGACATGCCACAGGAACCCGTCGCCCTCACCCCACAGCGCGCGGCGGGCGGCGAAGGCCGCATCACCCTCCACGACCTTGGTTTTCGTTACACCGAACAGCACCCCTGGCTTTACCGCAACCTCAACCTCACTCTCGCGGTCGGCAAGCTCACCGTACTGATGGGCCCCAGCGGCTGCGGCAAGAGCACCCTGGCCAAGCTGCTGCAAGGCTTCTACTGGCCCCAGGAAGGGCAGATCACCCTGGACGGGCGCGATATCCGCCAACTGGCGGCCAACCAGTTGCGCGCCACCTTCGGCGTCGTCCCCCAGGAAACCGTCCTCTTTTCCGGCACGGTGTACGACAACCTGGTCATGGCCCACCCCCACGCGAGCTTCGAGGAAGTCATCGCCGCGTGCCGGGCGGCAGAAATCCACGATGTGATCGAGAAACTGCCCCAGGGCTACCAGAGCGAAATCGGCGAACGCGGCACCGGGCTCTCCGGTGGTCAACGCCAGCGCATCGCCATCGCCCGTGCCTTGCTCAAACGCCCCCGGGTGCTGATTTTCGACGAAGCCATCTCCAACCTGGACCAGCAGACCGCCGAACATTTTGCGCACACGATCAACCGCCTCAAGGGCAAGGTGACGATGATTTTCATCACCCACCAGGTACCACGGGGCTTGCAGGTGGATGAGGTGGTGAATATGGGGCAAGGGGGAGTGCATATGAGTTTGGTGAAGGAGGAGCATTGA
- a CDS encoding MotA/TolQ/ExbB proton channel family protein produces the protein MNAIFLSGPGASLEGLMYDLSQVFLVPVLLVIALLFLYAFYALGAFLWQAVQRRRGVPEAFELCHLSRVAPFLDRSALEAEAVARLELVRIATRVAPMLGLVATMIPMGPALRALGEGQLPEVATRLTVAFSAVILALVASALTYAVAHVRRRWYASDLLALEREAREKACA, from the coding sequence ATGAACGCCATTTTTCTTTCCGGCCCTGGAGCCTCCCTGGAGGGGCTGATGTACGACCTGAGCCAGGTCTTCCTGGTCCCCGTCCTGCTGGTCATCGCCCTGCTCTTCCTTTACGCCTTTTATGCCCTGGGGGCCTTCCTGTGGCAGGCTGTGCAGCGTCGGCGCGGGGTGCCCGAAGCTTTCGAGCTGTGCCATCTCAGCCGCGTCGCCCCCTTCCTCGACCGATCCGCCCTGGAGGCGGAAGCGGTGGCCCGCCTGGAACTGGTGCGCATCGCTACCCGGGTGGCGCCCATGCTGGGTCTGGTGGCGACCATGATCCCCATGGGCCCTGCGCTGCGCGCCCTGGGCGAGGGGCAGCTCCCGGAAGTGGCCACGCGCCTCACGGTGGCGTTTTCGGCGGTCATCCTGGCCCTGGTCGCCTCGGCGCTGACCTACGCCGTGGCCCACGTGCGGCGCCGCTGGTACGCCAGCGACCTGCTGGCCCTGGAACGCGAGGCAAGGGAGAAGGCATGCGCCTGA
- a CDS encoding SEL1-like repeat protein: protein MPPILRALLPWLTAALTAAASPALADGPGRFCGGAATPGDPSDLASVVGDQTLEYTVDLPASLVTCARGYLLEKCGDHESAHKVFDKCIAAGYVGAMIWKALLLEDGTGTPRDPVRAAELMRRAATSDDPHYAPIGKLHYATALYLGHGVAKNEAEAMTWFRAAAAEGNEEAREFLRSGYHTGSRDQAGLGAGTPTAAALAGPPRGENASLPQAPALRMRLAGEQAPTAAQLPSGQASPPPAAELSPAAGQRLIPRQALPLPAWPAAPWGIAFLIAAAFVAGILRQRFLPRGPALDLSPRP, encoded by the coding sequence ATGCCCCCCATCCTCAGAGCCCTGCTGCCCTGGCTGACCGCGGCCCTGACGGCCGCGGCGTCCCCCGCCCTGGCCGATGGCCCGGGCCGCTTCTGTGGCGGAGCGGCAACGCCGGGCGACCCCAGTGACCTGGCCAGCGTGGTGGGGGATCAGACCCTGGAATACACCGTCGATCTTCCCGCCAGCCTCGTGACCTGCGCCCGGGGTTATCTGCTGGAGAAGTGCGGCGACCACGAAAGCGCCCACAAGGTTTTCGACAAGTGCATCGCCGCCGGCTACGTCGGCGCCATGATCTGGAAGGCGCTTCTGCTGGAGGACGGGACCGGTACCCCGCGGGATCCCGTGCGGGCGGCGGAACTCATGCGTCGGGCCGCGACCAGCGACGATCCGCACTACGCCCCCATCGGCAAGCTGCATTACGCCACCGCCCTCTACCTGGGCCATGGCGTGGCGAAGAACGAGGCCGAGGCGATGACCTGGTTCCGTGCCGCCGCCGCGGAGGGCAACGAGGAAGCCAGGGAATTCCTGCGCAGCGGCTACCACACCGGCTCCCGGGACCAGGCTGGCCTGGGGGCGGGCACCCCGACCGCCGCCGCCCTGGCGGGTCCGCCCCGGGGCGAGAATGCGAGCCTGCCCCAGGCGCCGGCGCTGCGTATGCGCCTGGCCGGTGAGCAGGCCCCCACCGCTGCGCAACTCCCCTCCGGCCAAGCGTCCCCCCCGCCCGCGGCCGAGTTGTCCCCGGCCGCCGGCCAGCGGCTGATTCCCCGGCAGGCCCTGCCATTGCCCGCTTGGCCTGCTGCCCCCTGGGGCATCGCCTTCCTCATCGCCGCCGCCTTCGTGGCCGGCATCCTGCGCCAGCGCTTCCTGCCCCGCGGCCCCGCCCTTGATCTCTCGCCCCGCCCATGA